The Synchiropus splendidus isolate RoL2022-P1 chromosome 5, RoL_Sspl_1.0, whole genome shotgun sequence DNA window TTGAGGAACCTGCCAGTGTAGCGTCCATGGTTTGCCAGGTCAAATGGGCTCGTGTACTTCCTTATCCCCATCATGTTGCCCTGGACTATGTCTTTGAACGTCCATGGATTCTGGTTACTGTTCTCCATTTCTTCTTGTTTCTTTTGCATCTCAGCCAGGCTTTCTCGAGTTACTACCtgcagtgaaacaaaaacacattaccGAACAATACTGACCAACTGTTTCAGGCACTCGGTGTTGCTATgctaaacataaaaagagcCGGTAAAAGTGAAGTTACCTTCGCAGGGAAAGGAAGCTTCTTGGCTATTTGGGTCAGGATACCTTCAACCTCCCCTAGCTCCACCTTGCCCCCCACTTCCAAAATGAATCGGCCACACCGGACGGGTGTCACATAGTGGTCGATCGCTCCTTTGCCACCCCCCATGCGCTGGCCCAGACCTTTCCGTGTGACAGGCTTGTAAGGCGCATTTATGCGCCACTTGGCAAATGTCGTTGAAGCATCCATCTTGCGGTTGATGGTAAGTCGCATCATTTCCATGTGACCCCAGTGGAGGTAACCCCCGCCTAAAGCCTACATTTACCAGAACAGACATTAGGGTTGGTCATGAAAACATTGAGCAGTGCTCATatgaaacaagcaaacaaaaaaaaaaaacgtattcacCATTATGGCAAACTCTCCGGTCGAAAAGGAGTTTGCAGCTTTTGCGGGCCCTTGAATGTCACGCaaccttttcatttctttctttgcctttttcaagttcgggactttattcaaaaACTTCAGTTTGGGTTTATCTGGAAGCACCACATCTGTAAAGGTAGAAAGAAGTTAGGAGCAACAGTTCTGATATTTTCATTGGGGAAGTTTGTTGCTCAAGTGTGAGAGCATGGACAGCGAGGTCAAAGGAAGATACATTACTGCTGAAGTCTGGAGGTACTTCATAAGTCTTCAGCCCAGCGGTCAAAATCTTTATGTGACCATGTAAAGGACCTGTAAAGCAGCAACGTCTATTAAGTGACAAACATACAacacatgtacattttaaagcaATTACAAATCCGAATGGcagcatgaaataaaaatatttaaaaagaataaaaattaaataaaccagAAGTGTTGCATACAGCATTCAAAATAATAGCCATGTATGATCGAATTAGTGGGGAAAATGTCACATATTTTAGTCCCTTGACTTTTAAACATAATTTTTGTAATGTAAtgaattctaaaataaatacGCTTGAACATGTAAGTACACATATAAAGTAAGCAGGTTTCAACTGTGGGCTTTTGCACTTAACCGCATCCATAAGGTAATATTCGGGGTTAACTTACCATGTTGGTGACTGTGAGCTCCGAAAACACCTGCCACTCTACCAAACGCCACTTTAAAGCTTGGAATCATGATAAATATTGAACTACAAACAAATCCATACACTAAAATGCACTGTACTAGCGATCCACAATCGGTTTTTCACACAATTTATATCGACTTCTGATAGCACAAGGTCGCTGCCATGAAAACGCCTACAATCACTTCCGTCTATTCATATCCGGTTCAGTcttcatattaaaataatacataaacGTTGGATTATGATGGGTGACTGGAATGGCTTTTCAAAGCCGAACATTTTTTTCACGCGACCCCTTTAGACGAAAGGACATTCTTGCGAGTGTAGACTCGTTCATTATACAGTCTATACACACTTCcgatttcacaataaaagcacagTACGTAACTGTCGATTACCTTGGGTGTGTTTgcctgggattttttttctataaCCAGCGAAACGAACTTGGTGTTTTTAAGCAAAACTTCAATCATACGTTCTGACGGAACCAACTGAATTAATAGACGTATGAGAACTTGTCTGCATCTTCTTTACATTGGTGGAAAAAAGTTAACAAAAATTACACCACAATTGGAtgtttgacttcattttcatGATATTGGTGTAGTCATATCCAGTCTGCCCCCAAAAGTGAGGTTATGACACATTCATATGAATAGTATTGCCCAGCACAAACATCATAGCAAAACAATATACAGATACACAAGTCAAGCTGATTTGCAAAAGGAATACAAACACATAAGATATACAAATGATACTCTCTGCGCCtagtattttcaacattttatttaatatcaaccatgattttatattttacagcgcaaacaaaacatttgtctgcAGACTAAAACAATTTTCCATCGGAAACATGGCAATTCAAAAGTGTGCGTTACAACCAATGATACAGAAAACACTTTCATTCACACATTCAAGATCAATCAGATAAAACAAAATCCAACTCAAACCTATACAATCTGTCGTCTCATTTACTCCAGACTTGTATACAATGCCATGTTGATGTCCCATCATTTAAACCAAAGGTTgctcaagacttttttttaaacttcaaattcacatttcatttatatttgttgTACTGACACACACAATGAGTCAAGGTCAATATTAGGTCAGTACCTAATAGGTCTAGCACTTATACTGTACATAATTTTGTTGTTAAGAAACAGCTGCTTTTATCCTTTTTAAGGTCAATGATGAACCAAATACACAAAGCATTGGGTGAAAAATATGTGTCCAGAATTACAAAAGAAAGGAACTCTTTCACTTCAGATTCCATGGTAAAGAAGATCATATTTCGGAATGTTTTGAGGGTCAATAGGGCTCTGGACGATCATCTTCCCTCTCATGGCTCCTCTGTATATCACCTCAATTAGATCCATGAAgtcttgctttgttttgaagCTCCCGACAAACTTTGTGTGATCTGGTGAGCTGCAGGAGGGAAAAAGCACAGGACATAAAGGAAAATGTTTACTCTTACATAGCAGCTATAACATTACAACTGTCGTTTCAActctcaaaatgtggtgtgcaCACTGTTTTTTGTGCGTACATTCTTCCATATTGGAACGTCATTCAAAGAAGGGTTCATAAGTAAAGAAAAACTCGTTATAAAAATGATTCATGATCAGTGTGCAAGTGCAATTCTCACCCATAATCCACTTTCATGTGTTGTCCGTTGAAAAAGAACACTGTAGATGGGATGAAGCTGATGTCAAAATATCTGGTATAAATCGGAGCTTTGTCCACGTCCACGATATAAATGGATGCCATGTTACTCAAGTCGTGGGCAGTTTTAGACAGCTACAAAGAGAACAGCATTAACAGGACGTACGGTTGCGATGTTATTAATGCACCAAAAGGAACGCATGCTTACTATTTCATCCAACTGAAGGCACACGAAATCGTCGTCCCTACCAAACCTCAAAACCAAGACTTTCTCCGCCACCGTCTTAATGGCTTCATCTATGTCTTTCTTAGAGGACAGTTTGAGTAGGAACAAACTCATTTTGAACGGTGACAGACGGCTGAACTAGACAGCACGCAGCAGCAACAAAAGTCACTACGTCACGGCTGCGGTGTATCATTCTTGATAACTCCGACTGGAAAGTggaaaaacattgaattaaaatggaACCATTTGGATTGAAATCGCACTCTGCtgataattattttaaaactatTTAATGTCCCAAACCACCCGAATGAAACATGCATTTCTAGCTTTCAAACAGTCTGTTTGAACTTAAGGGGAACAAACGGTGCGTCGTGAGGAACGACTTTGTTTGAGCGGATGTATTTTAATGTTACACCCTGAAACAACGTGACCTCTCCTCATACCGACAAAGTACAGGGTAATCGATGAAGGTGTTCTCCACACTTAATGAACCGCAGCAGTAATTAATTTTTCGACTGAGGTTCTTCATCGTGTTTCGACTTTTTAAGCCACGCCGTTTCAAAGAGATGTGGCAATGCAGCTATGTTCATATTTCTGGCTTTGGCAGCAGACGGAGTCGGAGTTTATTTCCACCTGGAGGGGACTGTCATCACCAAAGAGTGAGCGATGCTCGCCCCTTCTACACTGCCTGCCCAAAACAGTCGGAGAAAATTGACTTGGACAGATGGAAAGCAGTGATGAAAACCCAAAGTGCATCATTCGAACAACAGAAAGAACTCGACGAagatgacgaggaggaggaggaggatggcacCACGAAGCAGCAGGGCTCTACGAGCTTGGATACTTTGGAGGCTGCTCAGAATCTGGTGTCAATGTGGCGCTACGCTGGCAAGCAAGTACCTCAAGAGATGACAGCAGATGAGCTCAAGATTTTGGCCGAGCTCACCACTAGATCAGCCCGAAAAAAGTATCTAAAGTACTTGGCCATCAGAGAAGGACATAAGATAAATCGCAAGGAGAAGCAACAACAGAAGAGAGCGACAAGAGAAGCATCCTTGGAGCTGAAACAAGAGcaagcagaagaaaagaaagatgcTGAGAACCGGTTTTTCCTCCAGTTCTGGTCCAAGACTGAAGACCGTCATTATGCCTGGAGAAGTGCTCAAGCCATGCAGTTTGGTCAGCCGCTAGTGTTTGACATGAGCTATGAGTCCAATATGAACAGGCGAGAGGTTCAAAATACTGTGtctcagctgctggaggtggaagGTTGGAACCGACGCGCGGCCGACCCCTACCACCTACACTTCTGCAATCTGGATCCAGAAGGAGAGTATCAGAGACAGCTCCTCAAGCGATATGGCGCCGATGCCTGGAACCGCCTGCTCATCACCAGTACTCCTCATCACTACGTTGATGTCTTTCCTCACGACCGCCTGGTTTACCTCACTGCGGACTCTCCAAACGTTCTCCGCACTTATGACCACAGCAAAGTCTACATCATAGGAGCTCTTGTGGACCGCTCAATCAAATCAGGCCTGTCATTCGCGAACGCCAAGCGTCTGAAGTTGAACACTGCCCGTCTGCCATTGGATGAGTACCTCCACTGGGAGATTGGCGCCAAGAATCTGACTCTGGATCAGATGATTCGCATAATGTCAACAGTAAAGGAGACAGGGAAATGGGAGGAGGCGCTCAAGTTTGTGCCGAGTCGAAAGCATGATGGCTTGCACCAAAAACAGACGCCAGGAGAAATCACAAGACCAGTCAAGAGCTTCAACAGGTCCTCAGAGTTCAGCAAACAGAATGAAGACAGGACATTTGTCAGTGCAAACAAGTTTTCCTTGAAGGACTCTCTGAGAAGCGGAAACAAAAAGCTACCTGAGACCAGAGTTCGGACTTCATTTTCCAGTTacatcagagatggaaaaggtttcagtaaaagaaaacactGGCTGGATGAGGAGTGAGTTGGTCATGTTTAGACTTTTGTATGAGATCTTGCAAACATGAAGTTCATCAACCTTTTCCTGTTTATTCAACCATTCATCTCATTGTTTTTTGAATCCACTTTCAAgcaataaatacacaataaagCAAGACTGACATCACCCAAAATTGATCGAATGAACACTGTAATGCAAATGCTGACTTAGAATATTAGCAGTCATAATCTTTGAATTGAATCAACCTGCAGAATTGGATGACCTTGAAATACAATGCAAGTAACAGGCTTACAGGAGTTAAATAATAAAGTTGTAAATGTTGATGATTCTTAACAGTTTCATTTTActtcttcaaaaaaatgaatccGGCCATGCGAATACTGTAAGCTGCTCGGAAAAGTAGcgtttacaaataaataatatgaaaatattttgaaataatcaGTTTGACGGGGAAGAGCCTACACAAGAGACAGCAGCTGACAACGTCCTCAGAGGATGACACTTCACCGTCCACAGCAGCAACACCTCAGTGACCTCTAGAGCACCAGGATGTCTCCCGTGCAGCGCTCACAGCAGTTGAAGGTGATGTTCTCAAAGCGTGTATATGGGTGAAATCTTCCAATGCTCTTCTTACTGCTCAGAAAGGTTGAGGGGGGCGAATCCCCTAAAGGTGATTCAGGATCGTTTTCAGGACTGCAATTGGGATCTAAAATCTTTAACACCTGGGGAAAAGAAAGAATACATCATTCAGTCATAAGCTCATTATTGTTTGTCTTGTTGAAATAAAGTTGGATTCAAACCTTTTCAGCCATTTTCTCTGCAGGTGTGCTGCAGAGCTGTTGATCTGTCGTGCTGCCGCTTTTcaacacgctgctgctgctggtgttgttTCCCAACAAGTGGCAGTTAATGGCATCTGCCAGCTTGTGATTTGCCACTGCAACATCGCCAGTGCTAAGTGGCTGAGCGCTCGGATAGTAAGTCTGCTGCCTGCCCCACTGAAGAGAGACGAGCAGCTGCTCTAAGGATCTGATGACACAAACAGGATTACAGATTACTATCAGTGTGAACAACATATGTGACACATCTGTCATTTCATTCTAGAGTAGAATAAGGCTCTGCTTATTGTTATAAACGTCATTTTGAGTAAAATATAATCGTTTTTCTCATTACACTAATCAGGATTAACTTGGAAAATGCATTACTTGGACAAATGCACCATGGGTGTATGACATCATATAACCTTCATAACAGTATCATACACTGTGTGCTGTTCAAGTCACTTCATATTGGCTGGATATTTGGCCGGCTAATTCTGTTGGCTTGGACAATTAATGTATCAACAGGAACCTTTACAACTAGTTTGGATTAAATAACCTCATGTTTTACGGATAGGTAAATTCAAAAATTGCTCTAGCTGACATTCTTTCATGAAGACTCTGTTGATTTTCCATACGTATTTGAGAAATAGCTAAGCTTTATGCTGATTTTGGTTATTGGTTATCTCCCCTTCAACAAAGGATCTAGGATAGGGAGTGAGAAATCTGCATATGTTGACATCTGCTGTCACAATGATGAAGTTAAATGTAGGGTCTTTGCTGTGCATCTAAATAACACTGGATCAGACATCAAGAACATGGCATGTATGATTATCTATAACCGAGCTGATCTGTGTTGGCATGACtgttcttttcaaccttttcagCAAGAGTTCActgatgtgtatttattttagattcacacacatatatagtcACCCTGTACTCACACTTTAAATCATTACATTAACTAGATAGGCATATAGTTACGCACTAATAAACAATGTCACCACCACATCAGAGCACTGTAGATGTGCATCACCTGTGTGTGAGGATCATCTCCCTCGAGAAGGCCTCcctctccagcagcagatcCTGAATGGCTCCTTGGGCTTCCCTGGTTTGACGTTGCAGCGCTGCTCTTGAATTGGTCAACTCCTCTGCCATAACTCTACAATAAAGAGATACAAATATTCAGATTGAATGTTACCTCCAAAAGCATCTTTAACTCTTTGTGACTGACACTTCCCCCCCCCTCAAGTACCTGCTTGCTAGGAACTTGCTCCTCCATACGTCACACTGGATGTTCATCCGCTCCAGCTGCTCTGCTGTGTGTGCTAGACTCCGACCCAAAGCTTCGTTTTCAAGAATCAGCTGGTTCTTTTCCCGTGCCATGCGCTCAAAGTGATACTGCAAGTCGTCTCCAACGGAAGCCACAAGAAGTTTCTTAAGCTCACGGTTGACCTGAGATAAGATGAaaccaaatttgaagaagaaaattcTTTGTGTTATGAGAATGTGACTCTCAAGAGCATATTAAATGGACCTCTGTCTGGACACGCAGCTGATTGCAAAGTCCTTCTTTGTCCTGCAGTAGCCTTCTCTCAGAGTTCTGTAGTTTTTCCAGCTGCATTCTCCAGTCCTCGACCACAGGTACTGCAGGGGAGCCCTGACTCTCACCCTGCTGACCCGTCTCATCTTTCCCATCATTCGTTCCTATACAGCTGCTGCGGGTTATAGCTGCACGAGGGATGAGAATCCTTACAGCCTCCACTTCTGCACAAGCCTCTTTGGTGACTTTTCCCAAATGCAGCACTCCAGGAGACTGAGGTGTCGCATGTGAGGAGGGATGTGGAGATTTGGGGCTCAGTTTAGGGCTGGCCACCTTCAATAGAGGCGCTGTGTGTGAGCCTCGTGGTGGGGAATCTGTGTTGGGTTCAAGCGCTGAGGTGGATTTTTCTGTTTCCATGCCATCACCAGCAACCCGAATAGGCACATGGGCGGAACCTGAAGGAACAAAGCAAAATCGTAACCTCTGTTCAGACACACTTTGTGAAGCATTACTGCCATAGTCAAAACAGCACCCAGACATGGACACAGTGACTCCATTGTTGAATAGCAGAACAACATGGGCAAATTCGTTTGAACACTCTTATTATATATAGTGTCCAGAACACAACGGGCACGTTGAACACTACAGTTCTGGATTCGTACACATGAAAACCAACACTTACCTCTAACAGTAGCAGCCATGATGAAAGTCTGGAAGTCAGTGCAGCACGTCTGGAACCCAGATGACCTCTGGAAATGAGAAGTGGTGTAAACATGATCGAGTTTTCGAGTGACTTGATCAGAGGAGGCCGCTGCGAATCATTAACGATCAACAGCTGATAACACCACACGACACGACACAAGACCAATCTTCCAGATAGAACCCCGTGCATTTGGTTGAAATCAAGTTCACGAACGTAGGAAATCACATTTCTAGGAGCAAACACACGATTACAAAAACGTACCGACAACACCAACACTTCCCCTTCGCTCACTCAGCTGAGGATCACCGGAAGCTGTTGGCTTGGATGTTGGATGCAAAATCCCTTTGTTCCGACTGCCAGGATATGCCGATCGAGACATACAGATTCTTCCTCTACTATTGTTTGGAGCATATATCCAATGATGCTGTTTTTATAAATACCAAAAAGCACGTAATGTATAATACGCTTAGTTTACATCCTCAAAATCCCGTAAACTGATACCTGAAAGACTTGGTGAAGGGAAAATAAACACTGGTACGACCTACCCGGTCTACATACTTCCTGTTCTGCCCCCTAGTGTTCCACCATATGTGTTGCCTACAAACCGTGATTCTACAACAAGTGGAGTAATATCACTGTTgtgttcacaaatttaaaagCCCTGAGTGGTATGAATAATTCCGCGTCTTTAAAAGACGATAAAAAACAAGACAATTCGTTCAAGGCGGAACCGTCGATGCCCTGCTGTTGGCGCGACGGACTAATATTATGGGCGCTCTCACCGGatgttgatagtttttttttcataactttggagaatAATGTTTGAACAATGGAAGCGATGAATCTTAGGTGAAATTCATGTGTAAATATTTGGTTTTCTAGTACAAGGACTATTGCTTCGTGAGATGGGTGTACATGGGCTATGGAGACTGCTGGAGAGCTCAGGAAAGCCTGTCAACCCGGAGACC harbors:
- the mrpl16 gene encoding 39S ribosomal protein L16, mitochondrial; amino-acid sequence: MIPSFKVAFGRVAGVFGAHSHQHGPLHGHIKILTAGLKTYEVPPDFSNVVLPDKPKLKFLNKVPNLKKAKKEMKRLRDIQGPAKAANSFSTGEFAIMALGGGYLHWGHMEMMRLTINRKMDASTTFAKWRINAPYKPVTRKGLGQRMGGGKGAIDHYVTPVRCGRFILEVGGKVELGEVEGILTQIAKKLPFPAKVVTRESLAEMQKKQEEMENSNQNPWTFKDIVQGNMMGIRKYTSPFDLANHGRYTGRFLNPGRV
- the txnl4b gene encoding thioredoxin-like protein 4B; translated protein: MSLFLLKLSSKKDIDEAIKTVAEKVLVLRFGRDDDFVCLQLDEILSKTAHDLSNMASIYIVDVDKAPIYTRYFDISFIPSTVFFFNGQHMKVDYGSPDHTKFVGSFKTKQDFMDLIEVIYRGAMRGKMIVQSPIDPQNIPKYDLLYHGI
- the trmt10c gene encoding tRNA methyltransferase 10 homolog C, with amino-acid sequence MWQCSYVHISGFGSRRSRSLFPPGGDCHHQRVSDARPFYTACPKQSEKIDLDRWKAVMKTQSASFEQQKELDEDDEEEEEDGTTKQQGSTSLDTLEAAQNLVSMWRYAGKQVPQEMTADELKILAELTTRSARKKYLKYLAIREGHKINRKEKQQQKRATREASLELKQEQAEEKKDAENRFFLQFWSKTEDRHYAWRSAQAMQFGQPLVFDMSYESNMNRREVQNTVSQLLEVEGWNRRAADPYHLHFCNLDPEGEYQRQLLKRYGADAWNRLLITSTPHHYVDVFPHDRLVYLTADSPNVLRTYDHSKVYIIGALVDRSIKSGLSFANAKRLKLNTARLPLDEYLHWEIGAKNLTLDQMIRIMSTVKETGKWEEALKFVPSRKHDGLHQKQTPGEITRPVKSFNRSSEFSKQNEDRTFVSANKFSLKDSLRSGNKKLPETRVRTSFSSYIRDGKGFSKRKHWLDEE
- the blzf1 gene encoding golgin-45, with amino-acid sequence MAATVRGSAHVPIRVAGDGMETEKSTSALEPNTDSPPRGSHTAPLLKVASPKLSPKSPHPSSHATPQSPGVLHLGKVTKEACAEVEAVRILIPRAAITRSSCIGTNDGKDETGQQGESQGSPAVPVVEDWRMQLEKLQNSERRLLQDKEGLCNQLRVQTEVNRELKKLLVASVGDDLQYHFERMAREKNQLILENEALGRSLAHTAEQLERMNIQCDVWRSKFLASRVMAEELTNSRAALQRQTREAQGAIQDLLLEREAFSREMILTHRSLEQLLVSLQWGRQQTYYPSAQPLSTGDVAVANHKLADAINCHLLGNNTSSSSVLKSGSTTDQQLCSTPAEKMAEKVLKILDPNCSPENDPESPLGDSPPSTFLSSKKSIGRFHPYTRFENITFNCCERCTGDILVL